The DNA region GTCTTTGATCCTTGGGGAGAGAGAAAATATGATGGATTTCGGTCAAGGCAGTTAAAAAATAAAAAATGACATACGTGCGTTTGATCACCGATTCCAAATTTAACAGGAGGGTGGCAATAATGACTTCCGCAGCAACGAGTTGACCGAGCGTCAGTTGCCCCTTGCTCATCAACCAGCCTGCTGTGCCTAACAGGCCGGTGTGCAGAATCACCTGAAAGAGCAGGGATCCGATGTATTGTCGTACCAGAATGCGAAAACGCGATTGTCGGGTATTGACATACGTGTGGGCCAGGGAATCGGCCTTTTGCAGAATAAGGTCATGGCTCAGGCTGGATTTAAAATGACTGAGGTTGTCGGCGATCTCCTGAAACCAATGGTAGGTGGCATATTTTGCCTCGGACATGTGGAGGGTCGCCCGGAGTCCTCCGTGCCCCAACATGCCAATGAAGCCCACTGCGATCAAGAGGAGAAGATCAAAGAAAAGAAAATACGGGTGATACAAGGCGAGCAAGGTCATGCCAATGACTCCTCCGACTGCCACATTGGTAAGATCCACCAATAGCGCGGCCACGGCTCGCTGCATAAAGATAATTTCAAAAAACCGGCTGGCGTATTCACTACGAAAATGGGTTTCCTGAATCGATGGAAAGGTTCGGGCAAAGGCCAGAGTGAACCGGACAAAGATACGGCGTTCAAGGAGATCCGTGGCGAAAAACTGAAGGGCTTTGAAAATCCCGACAAATAAAAGAATCCCGGCCATGATACTGACCAGGGTGACGACCATGATGGGTTGAATGGCGAAGGCAAAGGTATTCACCAGCTCCTGGACCGTGAGGGGAATAATCAGGGAAAAGAGGCCCACGGCCAAGGCATACATGATGATCGTGACCAGGATCTGGCGTTCCTGTCTGAAAAAGGTGGCCACATGGTGCAGCACTTCCTGATTCATGGATTGTCCGGAATGGGGAGAGCCATTGTGCATCGCGTGTCCTTGACAGTCCTCAGGTCACAGGTTGTGTCCATTCGCCGATAGCCCATGAATAAAAGGCTTTGGCTTGTTGATATTCGGCCTGTGCCAAAATGTGAATGATCTGTGCTTCGACCACATTTCGTTCACGAAGATTGACAAACAGTAGATTGGTGGCACCCATTTGAAAACGCTTTCGTTCACCCTTCACCAGGGAACGGGCATAGGTGAGGGATTGAGATGCCGCCTCAATGCGCTCTTTCGCCCGGTCCAGGGCCGAGCGGGCGTTTTCGATATCCAGGGCCACCTGCTGCACCCGGTACCGTTGCAGCCACAATAATCGTTCAGCCTTGGCCTCTAATTGAAGTTTTTGGCCGGTGGCGTCCTGTTGAAGAAAGGGAAAACTCAATTGCACGCCAAATCGATACCCCAGCCCCAGCACAAACTCTCCGGGTTTGCGTGTGGGTTCGGCCTCCGCACGAAGATCAGGCAGCAAGTTGTTTTTTGCCACGCCAAGATCAATATGGTTACGTGCGGCTTCAAGGGACACTTGAAGGATTTCGGGCCGGCGCTGTTGGGCCAACTCGGTCTCGGGATCTCCTCCTGCCGGCTGGCTTGACGCATTGAGTGCCGGGAATTCAGGAATCGAATGCCGGTCGAAGGAGAGCGGGGCATTATTGTTCCAGGTAAACAGGGACAGTTTAAACTGTTCCTGTTCGGCTTCCCGTTTGGACTTAATAAGATTTTCCAATCGACGTTGGACTTCCTGGTGGGCTTCGGTGACATCAAATTCCGCGACCGCCCCTGCTGCAGCCTGACGGGTGAGTTGCTGCAGACGTGCCTTGGCCACGTCCAAAGCTTCCTGCTGGAGGACCACAATCTTTCCTGACCCGACCCATTTCCAAAATTGTGTAGCCGCACCCAAATACAGGTCCTGACGGGTTTGTTGAATGTTCAGTGTCGCTTCCTGTTCAGCGAGTTTGGATTTTTCCAATTCGCCCCGTTCAGGGTTGGTTCCCAAGCCTCGAAGGAGCGGCAAAACGATACCGAGGAGAGGTTGATTCGTGCGTTGAACGCCAAGGTCGGCCACCTCCACGTCTCCGATACCGGTGCGCCAGCCAGCAAATCCTTGAACTCCCCAGGGATGGCGGGCCTGGATCAGCGTGTCGTTAAACCCAACACTCTTGGTCTGCCCGTCTTTCACCAGCCGTTCTAATTCCCAATCATTGACCAAGGTTGGTTCAAATGCTCCCATGGCTTTTAATAATTTGCCTTGCGCTTCCAGTTTTTCCGTCCGGCTTCCATGCAAAAGGGGATGTTGGGTTTCCACGAGTTCCAGCACGGTTTCCAGGTGTAGCGATCGGGATTGCTGGTATGCCGTAGGAGTTGCCTCCGGTCCTGGGTCAGCCCGGAGAAGAGGCGGAAGCAGTCCTAAAATTCCCAAGAGGCCTAACAAAATTACATGTGGTCTTGCCATGGGTGTCCTCCCTTGTAATTACCGCGAGTGGATGGTGTGGGATCTACCAAATAGAAGTTATTTCCCGGGTCTTCCGGCCTTGGGCAGAATGGACTGTGGCAACGCTATGCCATGTTCCTGGTAGTCAGCCGGGAAAAGGTTCACGCGGCGCCAAAGTTCGTACCAGAGAGGGACCCGGTTCAACAGGACCCAGCCCATGACTTGGGTGCCTTGCCGAACTTGATTTTGCGGCGGCCAAGGGGAGCCTGCCGGATCCGGAACCACCCAGAACCGGAAGCGACCTTGTGCGTCCGATGTCTGATCCACGACACGAATGCGGCCATCGAACGTGCCCGCCATCAATTCAGGCCAGGATGGTAAAGGAATTGCTGGTATGCCCTGAAACATCAGTAGCACGCTTCGATCCTGTCTGAGTAGTGGGGCATCCAACGCGTCCGCCCACATCTCCACAGCACGAGTAGCGGTGGTTGGAACGATCGTGACCAACGGATCGCCGGGATGTACGATTTCACCAGGGCCCACCCGGGCCATTCGCACCACCGTCCCATCCATGGGGGCGGTAATACGGCTGGCTGCCCGTCGCTGGACAGCATTGGACTGCGTCAAGGCCAGGTCGGCAAGTTCCTTCGAGGCATTGGCGGCTTCCGCCAGCGCCGAGGCCCGTTGTGACCGGGTGTCAAGAATTCGTTGAACCAGCTCGGCTTCAATTTGAGTCCGCCCGTACGACAGGGCCTTCCGGGATTGGCCTACCTCCTGAAGAGCTGCTTCACTGGCCCTGAGTTCTGCTTGGGCGCTCGCTTCCGCTTGGATGGCCAGTTCGAGATCCCGACGAGAGAGGAGGCCTTCGGCTTCTAATACCTGCGAGCGCTGTAAGTTCAGTTGAGCGGTCTGGGCTGATACTTTCGCGGCGGCCAGCCGTTGTTCGGCACTTTGGATTCGGCGGGAGGCTTCCTGCACTCGGGAATCAGCGGAGCGGGTGGCCGCGTCGCTGAGGTTTTTCATTTCCTGAATTTGTTTTTCCAATAGCTGGGCCCGAGTTAACGCGGCTTCTCGTCTCTCCTCCAGAGCCTGCATGGATTGGTCCAGGCGTGACAGCAGATCCGGGGCGAGAAATTTGGGATCGACATCGGCAAGTTCAAGCAGGAGATCACCTGTTTGTACCATTATGCCTTCGTTGATTTTCCAGGTCATGATGCGCCCTTCTATAGGAGCATGAACCTCCTGCGGTCGTTCAGCAGGGGAATAGGCGGATAGTTGGCCCTGAGCTGTAATTGTTTGGGTCCAGGGGACAAAGACAAGAATGAGAGTGAATAGAAGAAAAAAACCGATGGCGAGCCGGGTTGCGGAGTACAATTTTGTGGGTATTTTGACCGCTGCCCATGATTCATACTGTGGCGGACGACGGGTGACGCGTAGCGGGGAAAGGCCTTGGCCGGAAACGAGTTGAGAGCCAGATGGTTTTGTGGGTAAACGCTCGAGGTCCATCGCTTACTGGTTGTCCGCCAAGGTTTCCGGGGATTCACCCCACATGCGGCGAACCTCACCTAAAGTGAACGAAGATACGGGATCATATCCCAGAATGTGGTTCATGAATAACCTTTTCCGATATTCCATATTAGGATTTTCGGATCGCAAAGCCAAGTCCCGGCATACTCTTCAATGCCCCCCATTATCACCATTGGTCATTGACATAGACCAATTCATAATTTGTTCTTGAATCATTTAAAAAGTGAATGTATGCTTCCGCCATGGAATGGCTGAATTACCATCATCTGCTGTATTTCTGGGTGATCGCGCGGGAAGGCAGTATTAAGCGTGCCTGTGAAGAACTCAACCTCTCCCAACCGGCGTTGAGTGCTCAGCTTCGTGCCTTGGAAGAGACCTTAGGAGAAAAATTATTTGATCGAGTCGGGCGAACCCTCGTTTTGACCGAAATGGGCCATGTGGCGTACCGGTATGCCAGGGAAATCTTTTCACTCGGACAGGAGTTCACCAATCTTTTGAAAGGCCGACCGACTCATCGTCCCCTGAAATTAGTGGTGGGTATCGCTGAGGTAGTCCCCAAAATGGTGGCCTACAAATTGCTTGAATCGGTGTATGCCCTCCGCGAGCCTGTGCAAATCGTCTGTTGGGAAGGACGGTTGGACAGGTTATTAGGAGAATTAGCCCTGCATGCGTTGGATCTCGTGTTGGCTGATACCCCGATACCCTCCACTGTCAAAATCCAAGGGCACAGTCATCTTCTCGGAGAATCGGGAGTGGCGTTATTTGCCACGAAAAAAATTGCGGTCAAATATCGAAAAGGTTTTCCAAGTTCATTAATGGATGCCCCCTTTCTTCTGCCGACGAGTAATTCGATACTTCGTCGCGGGATGGATGAATGGTTTGCACGAATTGGGGTCGTTCCCAGAGTGATTGGAGAATTTGAAGATGGGGCCACCATGAAGGCATTCGGGGAGGCTGGAAAAGGCATTTTCCCGGGTTCAGCTGTCATGGCTAGAGAAATTGCCCGGCAATATGTGGTGCAAAAGGTCGGGAACGTTCCCGGTATTCGAGAGCAATTCTATGTCATCTCAGCTGAGCGACGCCTTAAACACCCTGGTGTGCTGGCCATTGTCGACTCAGCTGAAAAAACCATTTTTCGACGATCCGGTTCAACCTAAAAGATTTTTTTTGAAGTTCTTATTCCGTGAAAATATCTAAAATCACGTGCTGTCTTGCTTCGCTATTTCTATTAGAGGAGACCCAGGGCGATAGTCACTGGGGCTCACCACTTTCTAGCTATTTGGCATGGTTTTTTTCTTTGGCTCAAGGCCCTTCAGGGCTTTTGAAGGCTAAGAGACGTTGACCTTCCTGCCGGTGCATGGCAGCTAAATCCCGGAGTTCCCGAGCCGATTTCCAACGTGCAGAGGCCACATGCATGAGCATGGTCCGATGAAACCCTTTGGGATCCATATGCGGCTTAAGCATGAGGGAGGCCGCTCGCTGTTCAATGCGAACGGCTTCACTTTGTAACTCATCGGCTTGTTGATCATAGAGTTGTGCCATCTCAAGTAGATCGTTTCCGGTCCAGGGCTTCACATCTTCTGTCTCAGGTGTAGGCATGGCATAAGTCATCGGGGAAGACAAAAAGTTTTGTGAGGGTGATTCTGTAAAAAATAACACCAGCCCCGCTCCTCCCAAGACCCCCATCAACACATACGCAAAGGCTTTCATGTTGATCTCTCCTCGTTGGGTTAAAATGTTTGAAACACGGCCATTGTCGAAATGTTAACAATAAAATTTATAAGAATCTCTTATCGAGATGCAAATGGGGACTGCAGGGAATCACTATGACGTCGGGTTGTCTCCATCCTTCACCCCATCCCGAAGTGGGGAGTTTGTACCTGCTGAAGAAGGTCGACTGGAAGGAGGAGGTTCACCGACTCCGGCAGTCCACTCTTGAGCCAATTTCATGACTGC from Nitrospiraceae bacterium includes:
- a CDS encoding HlyD family efflux transporter periplasmic adaptor subunit translates to MDLERLPTKPSGSQLVSGQGLSPLRVTRRPPQYESWAAVKIPTKLYSATRLAIGFFLLFTLILVFVPWTQTITAQGQLSAYSPAERPQEVHAPIEGRIMTWKINEGIMVQTGDLLLELADVDPKFLAPDLLSRLDQSMQALEERREAALTRAQLLEKQIQEMKNLSDAATRSADSRVQEASRRIQSAEQRLAAAKVSAQTAQLNLQRSQVLEAEGLLSRRDLELAIQAEASAQAELRASEAALQEVGQSRKALSYGRTQIEAELVQRILDTRSQRASALAEAANASKELADLALTQSNAVQRRAASRITAPMDGTVVRMARVGPGEIVHPGDPLVTIVPTTATRAVEMWADALDAPLLRQDRSVLLMFQGIPAIPLPSWPELMAGTFDGRIRVVDQTSDAQGRFRFWVVPDPAGSPWPPQNQVRQGTQVMGWVLLNRVPLWYELWRRVNLFPADYQEHGIALPQSILPKAGRPGK
- a CDS encoding TolC family protein, coding for MARPHVILLGLLGILGLLPPLLRADPGPEATPTAYQQSRSLHLETVLELVETQHPLLHGSRTEKLEAQGKLLKAMGAFEPTLVNDWELERLVKDGQTKSVGFNDTLIQARHPWGVQGFAGWRTGIGDVEVADLGVQRTNQPLLGIVLPLLRGLGTNPERGELEKSKLAEQEATLNIQQTRQDLYLGAATQFWKWVGSGKIVVLQQEALDVAKARLQQLTRQAAAGAVAEFDVTEAHQEVQRRLENLIKSKREAEQEQFKLSLFTWNNNAPLSFDRHSIPEFPALNASSQPAGGDPETELAQQRRPEILQVSLEAARNHIDLGVAKNNLLPDLRAEAEPTRKPGEFVLGLGYRFGVQLSFPFLQQDATGQKLQLEAKAERLLWLQRYRVQQVALDIENARSALDRAKERIEAASQSLTYARSLVKGERKRFQMGATNLLFVNLRERNVVEAQIIHILAQAEYQQAKAFYSWAIGEWTQPVT
- a CDS encoding ATP-binding cassette domain-containing protein; its protein translation is MHNGSPHSGQSMNQEVLHHVATFFRQERQILVTIIMYALAVGLFSLIIPLTVQELVNTFAFAIQPIMVVTLVSIMAGILLFVGIFKALQFFATDLLERRIFVRFTLAFARTFPSIQETHFRSEYASRFFEIIFMQRAVAALLVDLTNVAVGGVIGMTLLALYHPYFLFFDLLLLIAVGFIGMLGHGGLRATLHMSEAKYATYHWFQEIADNLSHFKSSLSHDLILQKADSLAHTYVNTRQSRFRILVRQYIGSLLFQVILHTGLLGTAGWLMSKGQLTLGQLVAAEVIIATLLLNLESVIKRTYVIFYFLTALTEIHHIFSLPKDQRPTTQFVQLPATGSPQGLALSISHVRGLPPPWPPTLELNMDLAPSEKWAIVCVTESQRLTVSRLLAGLDHPPQGSIRYNGIDVRDLHPDEVNETRGLVLSRHMTLFEATLMENITLRRKNLATEDLLWVLDLVGLKEEIEHIPDGLQGMVQYGGKNFSPSQTIQILLARVLIARPKLVIVDGGLHEIFASQRESILNAICDTKYPWTVVIVTTDSNIKKFVQHSIVLE
- the nhaR gene encoding transcriptional activator NhaR, producing the protein MEWLNYHHLLYFWVIAREGSIKRACEELNLSQPALSAQLRALEETLGEKLFDRVGRTLVLTEMGHVAYRYAREIFSLGQEFTNLLKGRPTHRPLKLVVGIAEVVPKMVAYKLLESVYALREPVQIVCWEGRLDRLLGELALHALDLVLADTPIPSTVKIQGHSHLLGESGVALFATKKIAVKYRKGFPSSLMDAPFLLPTSNSILRRGMDEWFARIGVVPRVIGEFEDGATMKAFGEAGKGIFPGSAVMAREIARQYVVQKVGNVPGIREQFYVISAERRLKHPGVLAIVDSAEKTIFRRSGST